From a region of the Arachis ipaensis cultivar K30076 chromosome B09, Araip1.1, whole genome shotgun sequence genome:
- the LOC107619296 gene encoding thioredoxin-like protein YLS8 has protein sequence MSYLLPHLHSGWAVDQAILAEEERLVVIRFGHDWDETCMQMDEVLASVAETIKNFAVIYLVDITEVPDFNTMYELYDPSTVMFFFRNKHIMIDLGTGNNNKINWALKDKQEFINIIETVYRGARKGRGLVIAPKDYSTKYRY, from the exons ATGTCATACCTGTTGCCGCACTTGCATTCGGGATGGGCGGTGGATCAGGCGATTCTTGCGGAGGAGGAGCGTCTCGTTGTCATCCGCTTCGGCCATGATTGGGATGAGACCTGCATGCAG ATGGATGAAGTGTTAGCATCAGTTGCTGAAACAATAAAAAACTTTGCTGTAATTTACCTTGTGGACATCACGGAGGTTCCTGATTTCAACACCATGTACGAGCTCTATGACCCATCCACGGTGATGTTCTTCTTTAGGAACAAGCACATTATGATAGACCTTGGCACTGGAAACAACAACAAGATCAACTGGGCTCTCAAGGACAAGCAAGAGTTCATCAACATTATCGAGACAGTTTACAGAGGGGCAAGGAAGGGCCGTGGTCTCGTGATTGCCCCCAAAGATTATTCAACCAAGTACCGTTACTAA